Proteins found in one Maridesulfovibrio sp. genomic segment:
- a CDS encoding M23 family metallopeptidase — translation MPQLPLSLRTAISTILFLLLPAICHAANIPKISVSAPESVGIGQPFLVQISSPQKIEQLQVSWNGKNITPSISVTNGTSKAMVLLGSRLSSKPEDIKLGIHTTILGTKHEFQKTIHIIYHKYQEERLSIAPRMITPPEKAMKRIKAEREKALKAIRTVSPERMWEAPFTLPVKGKKLSRFGLYRTFNGEIKRRHKGLDFRAWLGTPIKAIAAGKVILVGNFYYAGNCVFIDHGNGVVSNSIHMSKVLVKEGDQIKQGQRIGLSGATGRATGAHLHLSVYVQGVSIDPAPLFKLGNT, via the coding sequence ATGCCGCAACTGCCGCTTTCACTCCGTACAGCTATATCAACAATTTTATTTTTATTGCTTCCTGCTATTTGCCATGCCGCAAACATACCCAAAATTTCAGTAAGTGCTCCCGAATCAGTAGGGATAGGTCAGCCTTTCCTCGTTCAAATATCATCACCGCAAAAAATTGAACAACTCCAAGTCAGCTGGAACGGAAAAAACATCACCCCATCCATATCTGTAACCAATGGAACATCAAAGGCAATGGTCCTCCTCGGCTCCAGACTTAGCTCTAAGCCTGAGGACATAAAGCTTGGGATTCACACAACCATACTGGGGACTAAGCATGAATTTCAAAAAACAATTCATATTATATATCATAAATATCAAGAGGAGAGGCTTTCAATCGCTCCAAGAATGATCACTCCACCTGAGAAAGCAATGAAGCGCATCAAAGCTGAGCGTGAAAAAGCACTCAAAGCCATAAGAACAGTCTCACCCGAACGCATGTGGGAAGCCCCCTTCACTTTACCTGTTAAGGGCAAAAAACTGAGTAGGTTTGGATTATACAGAACCTTCAACGGAGAAATAAAAAGAAGGCACAAGGGCCTTGATTTCCGGGCATGGCTCGGTACTCCAATCAAAGCCATCGCAGCAGGAAAAGTGATTCTGGTAGGTAATTTCTATTACGCGGGTAATTGTGTATTTATAGACCATGGCAACGGGGTTGTTTCCAACTCCATCCATATGTCAAAGGTACTAGTTAAAGAAGGGGACCAAATAAAACAGGGCCAGAGAATCGGACTTTCCGGTGCTACAGGCCGAGCCACAGGAGCGCATCTGCATTTAAGTGTTTACGTACAGGGAGTATCGATTGACCCTGCTCCTCTATTTAAATTGGGCAACACCTAA